Genomic segment of Apium graveolens strain L.+W99A mitochondrion, complete genome:
TATCCACCATCACCTTATGGTATACCAACTCTAGGTGAAATATGCAGAGTCTTATTCAATCTATTCTTGGCCGAAAGCTTTGATCTTGGCTTTGCTCGAAAGTATCCTAGTATTGAGTTTGAGAGGTATTATGATACTGTTTTTATCTTTATTAAAGACGATGAACAAGAACAGGCTTTCTCCGGGATAGAAGATATGCTGGCAGATCTTGATCTAATCAACGGCTATATAAAGTCTATCGATACTTTAGGATGTATGTACTCGAGAATAGGACTTGTCAAGAAAGTCTTGCGTATTGCACCTGATGGCACGTTAGAACGTGGGGAAGATCGATTTGATTGTATTTGATTCGAGTAGGATGTTGCTATGCAGTAGAACGATCGAAGAAAGAAACCTCTTGCATGTGCTCTTTCGTCACTGTTGGATGTGAGGTTACGTAGTATCTCGACTGAGTTGAAGAGGCTTCGCCGACTGAGAACAGAAGAGGCTTCGCCGACTGAGAACACCTAAGAAAGAAAGCTTCTAGAACACTTATCTTATGCAACTACTGTGGTACCACTGCAGTGAGGCTTCGCCGACTGAGAACAGAAGAGGCTTCGCCGACTGAGAACACCGCTACCCTAATAGAAAGCTCCTTGATGTGCCGGATAAAGCAAATCTTGTGCCGGACTCCGATCCCTATGCTTTTCTAACTCACACCAGAACAACTGCTTTCTAAGCTAAAGGAGTTTAAGCCTTCCTGTACAGGGTTCTCTCACAATAGCAAATACAAGCCAGAGATATGTTCTTCTTCTATCTCTTTATCTTTATCTAGAAATATTAGACTACCCTCCCGACCCCTTATAGAGTAAATCAGGCCTATCTCTATAGCTAGAACTCAAAATAGAGTTTGATTATTTCATATAGTTCTACCATCTATAGAGTGTGGGACACTGGGTACTTTAACTATTGGTTGCAGGGCACTGGTTAGTTAAGTAAGAGCTTTACCAGTAAAAACATTCTCCTTTCCTTATATAGAGTCTTCTTTTAAGGCTTCTTGTTTGGATGCCCAATCCCAGAAAGTATAGAGGTAGTTGATTGATTCCTACCTCTCCATGCATATATGGGTTAGTATAGTCTAGTATACCAGGACCACAGGGTGGCGGCCTCATAGTACACCAACGTGCCGGTTTACTATGCAAAATCCAGGGTTTCACTCTGGTTCAAAAGCAAATTTTCTATGATACCAATGATACCAAGTATACGTTCTAATATGTATGTTCTCAAATGTTCTATTGTTACCACATCCCGCATAGTACCAATCCATTGCTATATATCATTTCGTTATATGAGAGCATCACCTGCTTTTTCTCTTTCCAAATTGAAAAATGCTTTGGATGTATCTAAAGTTACTGAGAGGTTGGAGACACTATCTCTGGTTGATGATGACGGTGATCTGGTTGACAATAACCGTGCATCCTCATCTTCATGCTCGACCTCTGGTTCTAACAGACCAAGCGAAGGGGGGATACCTTCTCCAAGATGCTCGGCCTCGGCCAGCGAGATATTTGATCCATTTTCATCTTCGTGTCATCATGTTTTTCTGAGTCGTTATTCATTTTATTCATCTTCATCTTTGTCCTCACAACTAGTGTGTCATCGCGTACCTGGTATGGTAAGACAATTTTTTCTTCCTTATTCTAGTATAAGTTCACTTATGTCATATGTTTCGAGTGAGATTATTCAAAATCCTCTATCTACCGAGTTCAGAAAGACAGTGGATCTATCTCATAGTTTTCTATTTAAGGTACCTCGGGGTTTGCCTGCTTGCATAGACACATATGAGTTATTAAACCTAAAAAAGAAAGTCTTTATGGGATTAATGTTTCGTTTTAAACCTGGTCAAAGACAATTTCTCAAGAATAATATATTAATACCAAAAAGTTTTGAGCATCTCAAACACTTGAGAGATTCGCTTGGTATAGAAATAAGTAAAAACAGTTCCTCTATACGAGATTTGTGTACCTTTACCCATAAAGATGGTATCAAGAGTGCAATTGACCCTAATTATTACAAAAATCTAATAGAGGTAGTAACCTTGTTAAATGGGACCTTTTGCCGTATGTTAATACTAACAACTACGGGAGTTGCTTTCACAGTTTGTTATGGATATTATCCATGTACGGATGGTATAGTACCTATAGATTTATTTAATCCTATTGTTTCATATGACCCATTCAACAATGTAGAGACCCTAGCACCCAATATCCGTTCTGCTATAATTAGCGTTAAGAATGATAGTTTATCAGCAGAGGCAATTAAAACTGCCTATTATCTACCCCCATTGGATGATGTAAATATCCCACAGGAAATAAGTGGTAATGTGCTACGTAACGTTGGATTAGGTATCATAATTGCCGTATTAATTACTACTGGTGTATTAACGATTACTCCGGATCCGGTGGATATCCACCAAGTTATGGAAAATATGTAAAATGATAAGATATATGGGCAGTATACAACATGTGTCTAGCTTATTACGCTCACAAGACCAATAGAACTCTAATATCAGTTCTTATTGTATTCAACAGCGCTATAACAAGGCTTCCCCGGATGATGTCCACCACATGTAGCACAAGGAGCAACTGGAATCATATTAGGATTGCCCCCATACACTGAATAACGGCCTTGCCCCTGTTGACGATTCTGCCACTGTCTAGGCTGCTGCTGCTGAAACTGCTGATTCTGCCTCTGACCTCCATACTGATTTCGACCATAAGCTGACTGACCTCCCCCTATTCTGATTCTGTCCACGCCACTGTCCCTGCTGACCTCCATACCACTGTCTACCCTGTGCTGAAATCTGCTGGTCATCTCTTCCCCTCATCGCATGAGCTTTGCTTCGACCAGGGTGCTTTTAAGCTGGCTTCTTTCTTTGATTGCCCGGTACCTCCCCTCCATCCTACCCTTCATCTTCCCGAGCGCGGATTCTTGTTAAATCGGCTTATAGATTGATAGAACTACAGAGGGTCTGATTCTTCTGAATCAGAGGATATGTAGGTAGTTCGGTGTTTATAGCCAAATGCGACTCTTAAGAGCTTAAGAGATAGGGCAATCGGGACTTGTTGTTGGAAAAAATGCACTTTGTACCCCAAACTCGGATATGACGTTCAACTTTTATGCCTTACCTGACAGCGAGCGATACTTGATGCTCTTCTTCGTTCCAATGGTAGCTTTCTTTAGCTGACATCCTACGTTTAGGCTTGAATGTAGCGTAACACCCATGTGTTATCATAATGGCGATATAACGCTCAATTCTAGCCATAGAATCAAGAGCTCGATAAATCAAGGTAATTTGTGAGCCCTTCTAGTAGCTTCTCGTTTCTCACGCTCTGCCATTGCCATAGACCTCAGACTCAACAACATTGATCTCGGTCATGGGTCATCTAGGTCTTTGATTCGTTCTTGCACCCGCTCCCGGGCATCAGAAGTAATAGAAGAAGTGTTGTTGCCACCAGAGCTCTCATTGCCAGAGCTAGAGGTAGGCTCACAAGTGCTAGTTTCATCAGTGCTTTCTCTTTTTCTTTCTTCTCTTTCACTTCTAGAATCATTTCTATCCCGCTCCCGCGCATCAATGGAATTAGTAGAAGAAGTGCTATCATAGTAGCTTCCATTGCTATCATAGTAGCTTCCATTGCTCTCATAATCATCATACGTAGGCAGGAAGTCAGCTAGCGATTCGAGTCTTTCGTCTCCATACATTTCTTTTCTTTCCATGTATTTAGAGTAAGCGACGTTGACACATGCTATACGATATTTGTACAACATCAAAAGTCTAAGGTTAGCGTTATCTCCCTTCTCTGCTTCTCTTTTTAGCTCCATATGGGTTCTCTCTTTCCATACCCATACGTGTTGTGCTTTATCTTTATCCTTGAATTTCTCAAGAAGTATCTGAACGTCTGGATCATAGGGATAAGGAATATCAGCAGAATAATCCCCAGCATACCAGTTGGATAGTGTAATATCTTCTACTCTTGTCTTACCTTCCCTGATGTCCTTCTGGGTCTTAAAGATAGCATAGGCCCGGTTTGCACATCTGATGTCAGATTTCCAATGCTTGATTAATCTAGGGTTTACTACATCGTCTGAATTGAGTTTGCTTAGCATTTCT
This window contains:
- the orf417a gene encoding hypothetical protein; translated protein: MIPMIPSIRSNMYVLKCSIVTTSRIVPIHCYISFRYMRASPAFSLSKLKNALDVSKVTERLETLSLVDDDGDLVDNNRASSSSCSTSGSNRPSEGGIPSPRCSASASEIFDPFSSSCHHVFLSRYSFYSSSSLSSQLVCHRVPGMVRQFFLPYSSISSLMSYVSSEIIQNPLSTEFRKTVDLSHSFLFKVPRGLPACIDTYELLNLKKKVFMGLMFRFKPGQRQFLKNNILIPKSFEHLKHLRDSLGIEISKNSSSIRDLCTFTHKDGIKSAIDPNYYKNLIEVVTLLNGTFCRMLILTTTGVAFTVCYGYYPCTDGIVPIDLFNPIVSYDPFNNVETLAPNIRSAIISVKNDSLSAEAIKTAYYLPPLDDVNIPQEISGNVLRNVGLGIIIAVLITTGVLTITPDPVDIHQVMENM
- the orf101b gene encoding hypothetical protein, translated to MTSRFQHRVDSGMEVSRDSGVDRIRIGGGQSAYGRNQYGGQRQNQQFQQQQPRQWQNRQQGQGRYSVYGGNPNMIPVAPCATCGGHHPGKPCYSAVEYNKN